From the Oryza glaberrima chromosome 5, OglaRS2, whole genome shotgun sequence genome, one window contains:
- the LOC127774673 gene encoding LOW QUALITY PROTEIN: probable cellulose synthase A catalytic subunit 1 [UDP-forming] (The sequence of the model RefSeq protein was modified relative to this genomic sequence to represent the inferred CDS: inserted 1 base in 1 codon; deleted 1 base in 1 codon) — translation MAANAGMVAGSRNRNEFVMIRPDGDAPPPAKPGKSVNGQVCQICGDTVGVSATGDVFVACNECAFPVCRPCYEYERKEGNQCCPQCKTRYKRHKGSPRVQGDEEEEDVDDLDNEFNYKHGNGKGPEWQIQRQGEDVDLSSSSRHEQHRIPRLTSGQQISGEIPDASPDRHSIRSGTSSYVDPSVPVPVRIVDPSKDLNSYGINSVDWQERVASWRNKQDKNMMQVANKYPEARGGDMEGTGSNGEDMQMVDDARLPLSRIVPIPSNQLNLYRIVIILRLIILMFFFQYRVTHPVRDAYGLWLVSVICEXLVCLILAPRSIPKVVPDKPETYLDRLALRYDREGEPSQLAPIDVFVSTVDPLKEPPLITANTVLSILAVDYPVDKVSCYVSDDGSAMLTFEALSETAEFARKWVPFCKKHNIEPRAPEFYFAQKIDYLKDKIQPSFVKERRAMKREYEEFKVRINALVAKAQKVPEEGWTMADGTAWPGNNPRDHPGMIQVFLGHSGGLDTDGNELPRLVYVSREKRPGFQHHKKAGAMNALIRVSAVLTNGAYLLNVDCDHYFNSSKALREAMCFMMDPALGRKTCYVQFPQRFDGIDLHDRYANRNIVFFDINMKGLDGIQGPVYVGTGCCFNRQALYGYDPVLTEADLEPNIVVKSCCGGRKKKSKSYMDSKNRMMKRTESSAPIFNMEDIEEGIEGYEDERSVLMSQKRLEKRFGQSPIFIASTFMTQGGIPPSTNPASLLKEAIHVISCGYEDKTEWGKEIGWIYGSVTEDILTGFKMHARGWISIYCMPPRPCFKGSAPINLSDRLNQVLRWALGSVEILLSRHCPIWYGYNGRLKLLERLAYINTIVYPITSIPLIAYCVLPAICLLTNKFIIPEISNYAGMFFILLFASIFATGILELRWSGVGIEDWWRNEQFWVIGGTSAHLFAVFQGLLKVLAGIDTNFTVTSKASDEDGDFAELYVFKWTSLLIPPTTVLVINLVGMVAGISYAINSGYQSWGPLFGKLFFSIWVILHLYPFLKGLMGRQNRTPTIVIVWSILLASIFSLLWVKIDPFISPTQKAVALGQCGVNC, via the exons atggcggcgaaCGCGGGGATGGTGGCGGGATCCCGCAACCGGAACGAGTTCGTCATGATCCgccccgacggcgacgcgccaccgccg GCTAAGCCAGGGAAGAGTGTGAATGGTCAGGTCTGCCAGATTTGTGGCGACACTGTTGGCGTCTCGGCCACCGGCGATGTCTTTGTTGCCTGCAATGAGTGCGCCTTCCCGGTTTGCCGCCCTTGCTACGAGTACGAGCGCAAGGAAGGGAACCAGTGCTGCCCCCAGTGCAAGACTAGATACAAGAGGCACAAAG GTAGCCCTAGAGTTcagggcgatgaggaggaggaagatgttGATGACCTGGACAATGAATTCAATTATAAGCATGGCAATGGCAAAGGTCCAGAGTGGCAGATACAGAGACAGGGGGAAGATGTTGACCTGTCTTCATCTTCTCGCCACGAACAACATCGGATTCCCCGTCTGACAAGTGGGCAACAG ATCTCAGGAGAGATCCCTGATGCTTCCCCCGATCGCCATTCTATCCGCAGCGGAACATCAAGCTATGTTGATCCAAGTGTTCCAG TTCCTGTGAGGATTGTGGACCCCTCCAAGGACTTGAATTCCTATGGGATTAACAGTGTTGACTGGCAAGAAAGAGTTGCCAGCTGGAGGAACAAGCAGGACAAAAATATGATGCAGGTAGCTAATAAATATCCAGAGGCAAGAGGAGGAGACATGGAAGGGACTGGTTCAAATGGTGAAGATATGCAAAT GGTTGATGATGCACGTCTACCTCTGAGCCGCATAGTGCCTATCCCTTCAAACCAGCTCAACCTTTACCGGATTGTTATCATTCTCCGTCTTATCATCTTGATGTTCTTCTTCCAATATCGTGTCACTCATCCAGTGCGGGATGCTTATGGATTGTGGCTAGTATCTGTTATCTGTG ATTTGGTTTGCCTTATCCTGGCTCCTAGATCAATTCCCAAAGTGGTACCCGATAAACCG GAAACATACCTTGACAGGCTTGCATTGAG ATATGATAGGGAGGGAGAGCCATCACAGCTTGCTCCCATTGATGTCTTTGTCAGTACGGTGGATCCACTAAAGGAACCTCCTCTGATCACAGCAAACACTGTTTTGTCCATTCTGGCTGTGGATTACCCTGTTGACAAAGTGTCATGCTATGTTTCTGACGATGGTTCAGCTATGTTAACTTTTGAGGCTCTGTCAGAAACTGCAGAATTTGCTAGGAAGTGGGTTCCGTTTTGCAAGAAGCACAATATTGAACCACGAGCTCCAGAGTTTTACTTTGCTCAAAAAATAGATTACCTGAAGGATAAAATCCAACCTTCTTTTGTTAAAGAAAGGCGGGCAATGAAG AGAGAGTATGAAGAATTCAAGGTACGGATCAATGCTCTTGTTGCGAAGGCACAAAAAGTACCTGAAGAGGGGTGGACCATGGCTGATGGCACTGCTTGGCCTGGGAATAACCCAAGGGATCACCCTGGCATGATTCAG GTGTTCTTGGGGCACAGTGGTGGGCTTGACACTGATGGTAACGAGTTGCCACGGCTTGTCTACGTCTCTCGTGAAAAGAGGCCAGGATTCCAGCATCACAAGAAGGCTGGTGCAATGAATGCATTG ATTCGTGTATCTGCTGTGCTGACAAATGGTGCCTATCTTCTCAATGTGGATTGTGATCACTACTTCAACAGTAGCAAAGCCCTTAGAGAAGCAATGTGCTTCATGATGGATCCCGCACTAGGAAGGAAAACTTGTTATGTTCAGTTCCCACAAAGATTTGATGGCATTGACTTGCACGATCGATATGCTAATCGCAACATAGTCTTCTTTGAT ATTAACATGAAAGGTTTAGATGGCATTCAGGGTCCAGTTTATGTGGGAACAGGTTGCTGCTTCAATAGACAGGCCTTGTATGGCTATGATCCTGTACTAACTGAGGCCGATTTGGAACCTAACATTGTTGTTAAGAGCTGCTGTGGTGGCAGAAAGAAAAAGAGCAAGAGCTACATGGATAGCAAAAACCGTATGATGAAGAGAACAGAGTCTTCAGCTCCTATCTTCAACATGGAAGATATAGAAGAGGGCATTGAAG GTTATGAAGATGAAAGGTCAGTGCTGATGTCCCAGAAGAGATTAGAGAAACGTTTTGGTCAATCGCCAATTTTTATTGCGTCCACCTTCATGACTCAAGGAGGCATACCACCCTCAACAAACCCAGCATCTCTACTGAAGGAAGCCATCCATGTTATCAGTTGTGGATATGAGGACAAAACTGAATGGGGAAAAGAG ATTGGCTGGATCTATGGTTCAGTTACTGAGGATATTCTGACTGGATTTAAAATGCATGCAAGAGGTTGGATATCAATCTATTGCATGCCACCACGGCCATGCTTCAAGGGTTCTGCGCCAATCAATCTGTCTGATCGTCTTAACCAAGTGCTCCGTTGGGCTCTTGGGTCTGTTGAGATTCTGCTTAGCAGACATTGTCCTATCTGGTATGGTTACAATGGGCGTTTGAAACTTCTGGAGAGGCTGGCTTACATTAACACCATTGTTTATCCAATTACATCCATTCCACTTATCGCCTATTGTGTGCTTCCTGCTATCTGTCTCCTCACCAACAAATTTATCATTCCTGAG ATTAGCAATTATGCTGGGATGTTCTTTATTCTGCTTTTCGCCTCCATTTTCGCAACTGGTATTCTGGAGCTCCGATGGAGTGGTGTTGGTATCGAGGACTGGTGGAGAAATGAACAGTTCTGGGTCATTGGTGGCACATCTGCCCATCTCTTCGCCGTGTTCCAGGGTCTTCTGAAAGTGTTAGCAGGAATCGATACCAACTTCACTGTTACCTCAAAGGCGTCCGATGAAGATGGTGACTTTGCTGAGCTATACGTGTTCAAGTGGACCAGTCTCCTCATTCCCCCGACCACCGTGCTTGTCATCAACCTGGTGGGCATGGTGGCAGGTATATCATATGCCATTAACAGCGGTTACCAATCATGGGGTCCTCTCTTTGGAAAGCTCTTCTTCTCCATTTGGGTGATCCTCCATCTCTACCCCTTCCTGAAGGGTCTCATGGGCAGGCAGAACCGCACACCGACCATCGTCATCGTCTGGTCGATCCTCCTCGCGTCGATCTTCTCCCTTCTGTGGGTCAAGATCGATCCTTTCATTTCGCCTACTCAGAAAGCCGTCGCCTTGGGGCAATGCGGTGTGAACTGCTGA